AGTGAGTGCCGTAGATATCGCACTCTGGGACATCAAAGGGAAAGCACTGAATGTTCCTGTTTATGAACTTTTAGGCGGACGTACAAGAGACAAAGTCGTTTGTTATCCGCATAACGGTGGCGGCTCAATTGATGCAATCGTCGAGAGCTGTCGGCAAACCTACGAAGCCGGTTGGAAGTTCGTTCGATGGAGCGTGGTTGATCATTCTGACAGTGGGGGGCGGTTTGAACCCAGACGCGCGGTCCGAAACTGTATTAAACAGGTGGAAGCCGTTCGTCACGCATTAGGCGATGATCTCGAAATACTGATTGACGTTCATACCCGCCTTGATCCAGCCGATAGCCTTGATTTCTGTAACAAGGTCGCACAATACAATCCATTTTTCATCGAGGACCCACTTCGGGCAGAAAACCCCGCCAGTCTCAGACGGCTTCGGCAGCAGACCTCGGTACCTATTGCCGTTGGCGAACAATTCGACAGTAAATGGACATTCCGAGAAGTCATCGAAGAAGATCTCATGGATTACTGCCGCGTTGATCTCTGTATTGCTGGCGGGTTAACGGAAGCACGTAAAATCGCGGGATGGTGTGAAACGCATTATATCTACATAGCACCG
The nucleotide sequence above comes from Candidatus Poribacteria bacterium. Encoded proteins:
- the dgoD gene encoding galactonate dehydratase; this translates as MKITKVKSFASADGYFFVKVETDAGIYGVGEGGLRRRALALAEVVRSFEPFLIGADPFRIEYLWQVMFRGGFFPGGVVQSAAVSAVDIALWDIKGKALNVPVYELLGGRTRDKVVCYPHNGGGSIDAIVESCRQTYEAGWKFVRWSVVDHSDSGGRFEPRRAVRNCIKQVEAVRHALGDDLEILIDVHTRLDPADSLDFCNKVAQYNPFFIEDPLRAENPASLRRLRQQTSVPIAVGEQFDSKWTFREVIEEDLMDYCRVDLCIAGGLTEARKIAGWCETHYIYIAPHNPLGPVSAAACLHLSLSSALLGVQELPRAPMSSLTDVFPVQMPFESGYLLPPEGPGLGIEFNEDALADVSNQEYGPPHGYKRDDGAYTNW